In a genomic window of Scyliorhinus torazame isolate Kashiwa2021f chromosome 5, sScyTor2.1, whole genome shotgun sequence:
- the LOC140422132 gene encoding uncharacterized protein: MEKPWKCEDCVKGFRAPHELARHQRSHTGERPFTCSQCEKGFTDIGSLRQHERVHTGERPFTCSQCEKGFNDISNLRKHKRVHTGERPFTCSQCGKGFTDISSLRRHERVHTGERPFICSQCKKGFTDIGNLRKHERVHTGERPFTCFQCEMRFNDIGNLRKHERVHTGERPFNCSQCKKGFTDIGNLRRHERVHTGEMPFTCSDCGKGFAQLSNLPRHQRVHTGEKPYICTVCDMGFTQLSGLRSHNVTHTKSRPFKCSDCWRGFKSSQRLMSHQRVHSEAKPFSCSHCTKCFRTSSNLMKHERGHTVESPFTSLTGKRFTRSSPAEPQCHSQQ; encoded by the coding sequence atggagaaaccatggaaatgtgaggattgtgtgaagggattcagagccccacacgagctggcaaggcatcaacgcagtcacactggagagaggccgttcacctgctctcagtgtgaaaagggattcactgacattggcagcctgcgccaacacgaacgagttcacactggagagaggcctttcacctgctctcagtgtgaaaagggattcaatgaCATTAGCAACCTAAGGAAACAcaaacgggttcacactggagagaggcctttcacctgctctcagtgtggaaagggattcactgacattagcagcctgcggaggcacgaacgagttcacactggagagaggcctttcatctgctctcagtgtaaaaagggattcactgacattggcaacttgcggaaacacgaacgagttcacactggagaaaggcctttcacctgctttcagtgtgaaatgagattcaatgacattggcaacctgcggaaacacgaacgagttcacactggagagaggcctttcaactgctctcagtgtaaaaagggattcactgacattggcaacctgcggagacacgaacgagttcacaccggggagatgccattcacctgctctgactgtgggaagggattcgctcagttatccaacctgccgagacaccagagagttcacaccggggagaagccatacatctgcactgtgtgtgatatgggattcactcaattatccggcctgcgtagccacaatgtcactcacaccaagagcaggccctttaaatgctctgactgctggaggggtttcaaaagctcacagcgactgatgtcccaccagcgtgttcactctgaggcgaaaccgttcagctgctctcactgcacaaagtgctttagaacctcatccaacctgatgaaacacgagcgaggtcacaccgttgagagcccgttcacctctctgactgggaaaagattcactcggtcatcacctgctgagccacaatgtcactcacagcaatga